A single Bosea sp. PAMC 26642 DNA region contains:
- a CDS encoding YceD family protein has protein sequence MTPDPTLPLSHPVAVETIKPRGSVVRVEADAAALSTLARVLDLASVESVVARYDLTRNGERVKLEGTIEAALHQTCIVTLEPFPVSLSVPVRLDFAPQVEISAAAAREGIDEDGKVDVEVRLNEDDPPEPILDGMIDLGAVTQEFLALALDPYPRKPGAAFDAPAAGPAVESPFAALARLKRSE, from the coding sequence ATGACGCCCGACCCGACCTTGCCTTTGAGCCACCCCGTCGCGGTCGAGACGATCAAGCCGCGCGGCTCTGTCGTCCGGGTCGAGGCCGACGCTGCCGCTTTGTCGACCCTGGCGCGGGTGCTCGATCTTGCCTCCGTCGAGTCGGTCGTCGCACGTTACGACCTGACCCGCAACGGCGAGCGGGTGAAGCTTGAGGGCACCATCGAAGCCGCGCTGCACCAGACCTGCATCGTCACGCTAGAACCCTTCCCGGTCTCGCTCAGCGTTCCAGTCAGGCTGGATTTTGCGCCCCAGGTCGAGATTTCGGCCGCCGCCGCCCGCGAGGGCATCGACGAGGATGGCAAGGTCGATGTCGAGGTCAGGCTCAACGAGGACGATCCCCCGGAGCCCATTCTGGACGGTATGATCGATCTCGGCGCCGTCACGCAGGAGTTCCTGGCGCTGGCGCTCGATCCCTATCCGCGCAAGCCGGGGGCGGCCTTCGACGCGCCGGCAGCGGGCCCCGCCGTCGAATCGCCTTTCGCGGCGCTGGCCCGGCTCAAACGCAGCGAATGA
- a CDS encoding beta-ketoacyl-ACP synthase III produces the protein MSILRSVVRGCGSYLPARIVTNAELATRVDTTDEWIVQRTGIRQRHVAAADETTSAIGLKAAQAALADAGMDASEIDLIIVATATPDHTFPATATQIQAALGIGAGAAFDLQAVCSGFVFALATADKFITTGAARAALVIGAETFSRILDWEDRTTCVLFGDGAGAVVISAEAGEGTLADRGILTTHIRSDGRHKDKLYVDGGAGSTGTVGLLRMEGKEVFRHAVVNLAETVRHTFAVTGLTGADIDWFVPHQANRRIIDATADKLGIGHERVVVTVDRHGNTSAASIPLALAEAHADGRIKRGQLVLIEAMGGGFTWGSALIRW, from the coding sequence GTGTCCATTCTCCGCTCTGTCGTCCGCGGCTGCGGTTCCTATCTGCCGGCGCGCATTGTCACCAACGCCGAGCTGGCGACGCGCGTCGATACGACCGACGAATGGATCGTCCAGCGCACTGGCATCCGCCAGCGCCATGTCGCCGCCGCCGATGAGACCACCTCCGCCATCGGCCTGAAGGCCGCGCAGGCCGCGCTGGCCGACGCGGGCATGGACGCCAGCGAAATCGATCTGATCATCGTCGCGACCGCGACGCCCGACCACACCTTTCCCGCCACCGCGACCCAGATCCAGGCCGCGCTCGGCATCGGCGCAGGCGCCGCCTTCGATCTCCAGGCCGTCTGCTCCGGCTTCGTCTTCGCGCTGGCGACCGCCGACAAGTTCATCACCACAGGCGCCGCAAGGGCCGCCCTCGTGATCGGCGCCGAAACCTTCTCGCGCATCCTCGACTGGGAGGACCGCACGACCTGCGTGCTTTTCGGCGACGGCGCAGGCGCGGTGGTGATCTCCGCTGAGGCGGGGGAGGGTACGCTCGCCGATCGCGGCATCCTCACCACCCATATCCGCTCCGACGGCCGCCATAAGGACAAGCTCTATGTCGATGGCGGCGCCGGCTCGACGGGAACGGTCGGCCTGCTGCGCATGGAAGGCAAGGAGGTCTTCCGCCATGCCGTGGTCAATCTCGCCGAGACCGTGCGCCACACCTTCGCCGTCACCGGGCTGACCGGGGCCGACATCGACTGGTTCGTGCCGCACCAGGCCAACCGCCGCATCATCGACGCGACGGCCGACAAGCTGGGCATCGGCCATGAGCGCGTCGTGGTCACGGTCGACCGCCACGGCAACACCTCGGCAGCCTCGATCCCGCTGGCTTTGGCCGAGGCCCATGCCGACGGCCGCATCAAGCGCGGCCAGCTCGTCCTGATCGAAGCCATGGGCGGCGGCTTCACCTGGGGGTCGGCGCTGATCCGCTGGTGA
- the plsX gene encoding phosphate acyltransferase PlsX produces the protein MTRPVTIALDAMGGDHGPSVVIPGAALTLERRPDARFVIFGDEAQVLPLLDAHPKLKAVTTFHHTDVSVKMDDKPSQALRYGRYKSSMWRAIDATKTGEADVTISAGNTGALMAMSKFCLKSMPQVDRPAIACLWPTVRGESVVLDVGATIGADARHLVDLAVMGAAMARVVFDLDRPTVGLLNVGVEEIKGVEAVKEAGRILRESNLPHLEYHGFVEGDDLGKGTVDVVVTEGFTGNIALKTAEGTARQISTYLKAAMSRSLMARIGYLFARGAFAALKDKMDPRKVNGGVFLGLEGIVIKSHGGTDAEGFASATELGYEMAREDLMAKVREMIAATARPQAVPMQAAAVAK, from the coding sequence ATGACACGACCGGTTACAATCGCCCTCGATGCGATGGGCGGAGATCACGGCCCTTCCGTCGTCATTCCGGGTGCGGCGCTGACTTTGGAGCGCCGTCCCGACGCGCGTTTCGTGATCTTCGGCGACGAGGCGCAGGTGCTGCCCCTGCTCGACGCGCATCCCAAGCTCAAGGCGGTCACGACCTTCCACCATACCGACGTCTCGGTGAAGATGGACGACAAGCCGAGCCAGGCGCTGCGCTACGGCCGCTACAAGTCTTCGATGTGGCGCGCCATCGACGCCACCAAGACCGGCGAGGCCGACGTCACGATCTCGGCCGGCAACACCGGCGCGCTGATGGCGATGTCGAAATTCTGCCTGAAGTCGATGCCGCAGGTCGACCGGCCGGCCATCGCCTGCCTCTGGCCCACGGTGCGCGGCGAGAGCGTCGTGCTCGATGTCGGCGCCACGATCGGCGCCGATGCCCGCCATCTCGTCGATCTCGCGGTGATGGGCGCCGCCATGGCCCGCGTCGTCTTCGATCTCGACCGCCCGACCGTCGGCTTGCTGAATGTCGGCGTCGAGGAGATCAAGGGCGTCGAGGCGGTCAAGGAAGCCGGCCGCATCCTGCGCGAGAGCAACCTGCCGCATCTGGAGTATCACGGCTTCGTCGAGGGTGACGACCTCGGCAAAGGCACGGTCGATGTCGTCGTGACCGAGGGTTTCACCGGCAACATCGCGCTCAAGACCGCCGAGGGTACCGCACGGCAAATCAGCACCTATCTGAAGGCGGCGATGAGCCGTTCGCTGATGGCCAGGATCGGATATCTCTTCGCGCGCGGTGCCTTCGCTGCCCTGAAGGACAAGATGGACCCGCGCAAGGTCAATGGCGGGGTCTTCCTCGGGCTGGAGGGCATCGTCATCAAGAGCCATGGCGGCACCGATGCCGAAGGCTTCGCCAGCGCCACCGAACTGGGCTATGAGATGGCCCGCGAGGACCTGATGGCGAAGGTCCGCGAGATGATTGCCGCGACCGCGCGGCCGCAGGCCGTGCCCATGCAGGCCGCCGCCGTCGCCAAATAG